AGCTAGGACTTGATCCAGTTAAGCTAAATAGCGAATATAACGCTCTTGCTCCAGTGAGTGATGGCTTTTTAATGCCAAATACTTATAAAATTCCAATAGGCATCAGCGAAAGACATCTGGCCTATTACCTTGTAAATTCATCCAAAAAGGCGCAAAGCGAGATCAGCAGGAAAATTTTTGGCGAGTACAACGAGAAAAAGTGGTTTAAAATTCTAACCATCGCCTCTATCATCCAAAAAGAGGCCGCTAACGACGCTGAGATGCCTCTTGTTGCCTCAGTCATCTACAACCGCCTAGATAAGGGCATGAGACTGCAGATGGACGGCACGCTAAATTATGGTATCTACTCGCACGATGTGATCACAGCTGAGCGCATAAGAAGCGACATGAGCGAGTTTAATACCTATCTAAACGACGGCATCCCACCAAGCCCAGTCTGCTCGGTCTCAATAAGTGCGATAAAAGCGGCGATAAACCCTGCAAAGAGCGATTATTTATACTTTGTGCTTGATAAAAAGGCAAAAAAGCACATTTTTTCAAAAACCTTAAGCGAGCACAATCAAAATATCGCAAAATAGGGCTAAAATACAACTAGCTTTAATAAAAAACGTGATAAATTTCAAAAAATCAAAAGGGCTAAAATGAGTGACATTATCTGGACTAAAACCGACGAAGCACCGCTTTTTGCAAGCTACTCTCTCTTTCCTATCGTTAAGAGCTTTTTATCCCGCGCTGGCATTAGTATAACTAGGGCTGATATCAGCTTGGCTGGACGAATTTTATCTCTTTTTAGCAAAGAGCTTGGGCTAAACAAGGCTGATGAACTAGAGCTTTTGGGTGAGCTAACCGCACACAAAGAGGCAAATATCATAAAACTGCCAAACATCTCAGCCACGCTCGTTCAGCTAAAAGCGGCTATTGAGGAGCTAAGAAGCAAGGGGATAAATGTGCCGTTTTACCCAGACGAGATCATCACAGACTACGACGAAGAGACCGCTAAAAAATATGCAAAAGTGCTTGGTAGTGCTGTTAATCCAGTGCTAAGACAAGGAAACTCAGATAGAAGAGTCTTACCTCCGGTTAAAGAATTTGCCAAAAAGCATCCACATAGTAATGGCAACTGGGACAAGGCAAATAAAACTAAAATTTGCTACATGCAAAAGGGCGATTTTTATGAAAATGAGCGCTCAATCATCGCTAGCAAAGATGAAAAATTTTATATAAATTTTATAAGCTTGGAGGGTAAAAAAGAGCTTTTAAAAGAGCTTGCTGTTCAAAGTGGCGAGATCGTATATGCAACGTTTTTAAGCGTAGATGAGCTAGATAAATTTTATGAAAGCTGCTTTGATGAGGCAGAAAAAGAGAATTTGACCTTGAGCTTACATCTAAAATGCACGATGATGAAGGTTAGCGACCCTGTCATCTTTGCGCATGCGATAAAGAGCTATTTTAAAGAGGTTTTTGAGCTATTTGGTGAGGATTTTAAAACTCACGGCGTTGAGGCAAAAAACGGCTTAAAAGATATGTTTTCTAAAATTTCAACTCTTAAAAACAAAGATGAAATTTTGGCTAAATTTGATGAAATTTTGAGCAAAAAAGCAAAAATTTGGGCACTCAATGAAAATGCCAGCAACTTTGACGTGCCAAATGACGTTATCATCGACGCCTCCGTGCCTGCGCTCATTAGAAACTCTGGCAAGGTAAAAGATAAGGACGGCGAGCTAAATTTCTCTCTTTGTATGATCCCAGATAGAACCTACGCTAGGGTTTATGAGGCCTGCGTGGCGGACTTTAAGGAGCATGGCGCGCTTGATGTGAGCAACATTGGCAGCGTAGCAAACGTGGGGCTTATGGCTAAAAAGGCCGAGGAGTATGGCAGCCACGATAAGACTTTCATCGCAAAAGAGGACGGAGAATTTGTTGTTTGTAACGAAGCTGGCGAGAGCGTCTTTAAATTTAATGTTAAAAAAGGCGACATTTTTAGGATGACGCAGGCTAAAGATGACGCGATAAATGCGTGGTTTGAGCTTGCTTTAAAAAGAGGCGAAATTTCAAAAGATGAGCTTATATTTTGGCTAGATAGCAGCCGCGCTCATGATAGAAATTTGATAGCTAAATTTGAAAAATTTAGAGATAAATTTACTAGTGCTGGCGTGAAATTTGAAATTTTAAACTACGAGCAAGCAACTATAAGATCGCTTGAAGCAATAAGAGCTGGCAAAGACGTTATAGGCGTCACTGGCAACGTTTTAAGAGACTATCTAACCGATCTTTTCCCGATATTTGAACTAGGTGGCAGCTCAAAAATGCTCTCAGTCGTGCCACTACTTGCTGGTGGAGCGATGTTTGAGACGGGTGCTGGCGGAACGGCTCCGACGCTTGTAAAAGAGCTAAAAGAGAGAAATCACCTGCTTTGGGATAGCTTAGGCGAGTTTTTGGCGCTTAGTGCTTCGCTTGAACATCTAGCGTTTTTTAGGCAAAAAAAAGAGGCAAAAGAGCTAAGCGATGCGCTAAATAGAGCTGTTGCTAGCTATCTAGATGAAAACAAAACGCCAAATGCCACTCTTGATACCAGAGAGTCACACTTTTATCTAGCGCTATTTTGGGCGAGAGAGATGGCAAAAAGTGGCGGGATTTTAAGCAAAATCTTTGAA
The sequence above is a segment of the Campylobacter concisus genome. Coding sequences within it:
- the mltG gene encoding endolytic transglycosylase MltG, giving the protein MIKNFMKKPYLDIFFDIVAIIFLSIFVYLARPINTSKVVFIPKGSVGEIISYLANRNFNLSVIDKYAILFIGSPQSGWIEIGQDKISRVDFLKKLAKSKAALTEITLIPGETTIVFLNQIATQLGLDPVKLNSEYNALAPVSDGFLMPNTYKIPIGISERHLAYYLVNSSKKAQSEISRKIFGEYNEKKWFKILTIASIIQKEAANDAEMPLVASVIYNRLDKGMRLQMDGTLNYGIYSHDVITAERIRSDMSEFNTYLNDGIPPSPVCSVSISAIKAAINPAKSDYLYFVLDKKAKKHIFSKTLSEHNQNIAK
- a CDS encoding NADP-dependent isocitrate dehydrogenase; amino-acid sequence: MSDIIWTKTDEAPLFASYSLFPIVKSFLSRAGISITRADISLAGRILSLFSKELGLNKADELELLGELTAHKEANIIKLPNISATLVQLKAAIEELRSKGINVPFYPDEIITDYDEETAKKYAKVLGSAVNPVLRQGNSDRRVLPPVKEFAKKHPHSNGNWDKANKTKICYMQKGDFYENERSIIASKDEKFYINFISLEGKKELLKELAVQSGEIVYATFLSVDELDKFYESCFDEAEKENLTLSLHLKCTMMKVSDPVIFAHAIKSYFKEVFELFGEDFKTHGVEAKNGLKDMFSKISTLKNKDEILAKFDEILSKKAKIWALNENASNFDVPNDVIIDASVPALIRNSGKVKDKDGELNFSLCMIPDRTYARVYEACVADFKEHGALDVSNIGSVANVGLMAKKAEEYGSHDKTFIAKEDGEFVVCNEAGESVFKFNVKKGDIFRMTQAKDDAINAWFELALKRGEISKDELIFWLDSSRAHDRNLIAKFEKFRDKFTSAGVKFEILNYEQATIRSLEAIRAGKDVIGVTGNVLRDYLTDLFPIFELGGSSKMLSVVPLLAGGAMFETGAGGTAPTLVKELKERNHLLWDSLGEFLALSASLEHLAFFRQKKEAKELSDALNRAVASYLDENKTPNATLDTRESHFYLALFWAREMAKSGGILSKIFENLAGELEKNESEILKQIREKDGASVEFGGYYLLDEARANEVMRPSKILNQIIG